The following are encoded in a window of Paenibacillus polymyxa genomic DNA:
- a CDS encoding glycoside hydrolase family 130 protein — protein sequence MNKLNVDLGVDSVRIVGGSLPEMPWQDKPEGSEAPVWRYSENPVIGRNPVPGIARIFNSAVAPYEGRFVGVFRAETINGRPHLHLGWSDDGLAWDIETERLHLVDEEGKDYQPNYAYDPRLVRVEDTYYIIWCTDFYGAALGIAQTKDFKSFVRLENPFLPFNRNGVLLPRKLNGNFMLLSRPSDSGHTPFGDIFLSESPDLIYWGKHRHVMSKGGQGWWQSVKIGGGPAPIETTEGWLMFYHGVTGTCNGLVYSMGVAVLDLDDPSKVKYRSSNFVLTPEEWYEERGFVPNVVFPCATLHDADTGRIAIYYGAADTYVGIAYTTVSDIMKYVIATDEVVADDRESGRM from the coding sequence ATGAATAAATTGAATGTGGATTTGGGAGTAGATAGCGTACGAATTGTGGGAGGTAGTCTGCCGGAAATGCCGTGGCAGGATAAGCCTGAAGGCAGTGAGGCTCCGGTATGGAGATATAGTGAGAATCCGGTCATTGGACGGAATCCGGTACCGGGCATTGCCCGTATTTTCAACAGTGCAGTAGCTCCATATGAGGGACGGTTTGTAGGAGTATTTCGGGCTGAAACGATTAATGGACGTCCGCATTTGCACCTAGGCTGGAGTGACGACGGGTTGGCTTGGGACATTGAGACAGAACGTTTGCATTTGGTTGATGAGGAAGGGAAAGATTATCAGCCAAATTATGCTTACGATCCGCGTCTGGTTCGCGTGGAGGACACGTATTATATCATCTGGTGTACAGATTTTTACGGTGCAGCATTGGGAATAGCACAAACGAAGGATTTTAAAAGCTTTGTACGATTGGAAAATCCGTTCCTGCCGTTTAATCGTAATGGTGTGCTGTTGCCCCGCAAGCTAAACGGAAACTTTATGTTGCTATCCCGTCCGAGCGACAGCGGACATACACCGTTTGGCGACATCTTTCTGAGTGAAAGTCCTGACTTGATCTATTGGGGCAAGCACCGTCATGTCATGAGCAAGGGCGGACAGGGCTGGTGGCAATCGGTAAAGATTGGCGGCGGACCGGCTCCGATTGAGACGACAGAGGGCTGGCTGATGTTCTACCACGGGGTGACAGGCACGTGCAATGGGCTGGTATACAGTATGGGCGTAGCCGTTCTTGACCTGGATGATCCGTCTAAAGTTAAATATCGTTCCTCGAATTTCGTGCTGACCCCGGAGGAATGGTACGAAGAACGGGGTTTTGTGCCGAATGTGGTGTTCCCGTGTGCTACGCTGCATGATGCGGACACGGGCCGGATTGCGATTTATTATGGAGCCGCTGACACGTATGTAGGTATTGCATACACGACAGTGTCCGACATTATGAAGTATGTCATCGCAACGGATGAAGTGGTCGCAGACGACCGTGAGTCAGGTCGGATGTAG
- a CDS encoding carbohydrate ABC transporter permease — protein MLKFSNLSYSKQRLAIIVAFSIIPLALLITFAYLPVINMFKYSFSDWNGYSKRLEYVGFENYIKIFTDPEYFSVFKVSLYYFVATFVQMGLALYFATILSFQTWFKNFFKGVLFFPSLMNGVAIGFIFLFFFKPDGTLDTLLQAMGLGSYVKLWLGNPEIINISLAGTSIWRYMGFNFIVFLGAISSISSDLYEASDIDGANRWHQFRSIILPSIKRILQLNLILAISGAISAFDIPYIMTGGSNGSETFVIQTLDVAFKYSKVGLASAMAVVLLLIVIAVTLLQRLLIRGEED, from the coding sequence ATGTTAAAATTTTCGAATCTCAGCTACTCCAAACAAAGATTGGCGATTATTGTTGCCTTTTCAATTATTCCGCTAGCGCTGCTGATCACTTTTGCGTACTTGCCAGTGATCAATATGTTTAAGTACAGCTTTTCGGACTGGAACGGCTATAGTAAGCGTCTGGAATATGTGGGCTTTGAAAACTATATCAAAATCTTTACCGACCCCGAGTATTTCTCGGTGTTTAAAGTCAGTCTGTATTACTTTGTAGCCACGTTTGTACAGATGGGGCTGGCCCTTTATTTTGCAACCATTCTCAGCTTTCAAACCTGGTTTAAAAATTTCTTTAAAGGCGTTTTGTTTTTTCCTTCCCTGATGAACGGGGTAGCTATTGGTTTTATTTTTCTATTCTTTTTTAAGCCAGACGGTACCCTTGATACACTGCTTCAGGCGATGGGGCTGGGTTCGTATGTCAAGCTGTGGCTGGGCAACCCGGAGATTATCAATATTTCGCTGGCTGGCACGTCGATCTGGAGATACATGGGCTTTAACTTTATCGTGTTTCTCGGTGCGATTTCCTCCATATCCAGTGATCTGTATGAAGCGTCTGATATAGACGGGGCTAACCGCTGGCATCAATTCCGCTCTATTATTTTGCCGAGTATCAAGCGGATTTTGCAGTTGAACCTCATCTTGGCGATTAGCGGGGCGATCAGTGCGTTCGACATCCCGTATATTATGACCGGTGGCTCCAACGGCAGTGAAACATTCGTCATTCAGACGCTTGATGTGGCATTCAAATACAGCAAGGTCGGTTTGGCCTCAGCGATGGCGGTCGTTCTGCTGCTGATCGTGATTGCTGTCACACTGCTTCAACGGTTGCTAATTCGGGGAGAGGAGGACTAA
- a CDS encoding acetylxylan esterase has product MPEDMSLQQLQSYMGSNPKSPDFDAYWERALQELERQPLDYTLEPADFISPMVECYHLYFTGVGGAKVHGKLARPKHLTEQGPALAMFHGYSCDSGDWFDKVSYAAHGFTVLAMDCRGQGGLSEDNLQVQGTTVRGHIIRGIDDPDPDRLYYRNVFLDTVQTVRILMSMEQVDPERIGAFGCSQGGALTVACAALEPRVRMAVPVYPFLSDYKRAWMLDATTSAYEELVYYFRWFDPNHLREEELFHRLGYIDIQHLADRIRGRVLFVTGLSDIICPPSTQFAVYNKIVSDKEMLLYHEYGHEYLPYLSDRAMSEFLRL; this is encoded by the coding sequence ATGCCGGAGGATATGTCTTTACAGCAATTGCAGTCATATATGGGGAGTAACCCGAAGTCGCCGGATTTTGACGCATACTGGGAACGGGCATTACAGGAGCTGGAGCGGCAGCCGCTTGATTATACACTGGAGCCTGCTGATTTTATCTCTCCGATGGTGGAGTGTTACCATCTATATTTTACTGGAGTGGGCGGAGCAAAGGTTCATGGGAAGCTGGCTCGTCCCAAGCACCTTACGGAACAAGGGCCAGCTTTGGCCATGTTTCATGGATATTCCTGCGACAGTGGCGACTGGTTCGACAAGGTAAGCTATGCGGCACACGGATTCACTGTGCTGGCCATGGATTGCCGGGGGCAAGGTGGGCTGTCCGAGGACAATTTGCAGGTTCAAGGAACGACGGTACGCGGCCATATCATCCGAGGGATTGACGACCCGGACCCGGATCGGTTGTATTACCGCAATGTATTTTTGGATACCGTGCAGACGGTGCGCATTCTGATGTCTATGGAGCAGGTCGACCCTGAAAGGATCGGCGCATTTGGCTGCTCCCAGGGAGGGGCCCTGACGGTTGCCTGCGCTGCATTGGAGCCGCGTGTCCGTATGGCAGTTCCGGTATATCCGTTTCTGTCGGACTATAAAAGAGCCTGGATGCTGGATGCCACTACATCTGCATATGAAGAACTGGTTTATTATTTTCGTTGGTTTGATCCGAACCATCTGCGCGAGGAGGAGCTGTTTCACCGACTAGGCTACATTGATATTCAACATTTGGCAGATCGTATTCGTGGTCGTGTGTTGTTTGTGACAGGACTGTCGGACATCATCTGTCCGCCTTCCACGCAGTTTGCGGTGTACAATAAAATCGTATCAGACAAGGAAATGCTCCTGTATCACGAATACGGTCATGAGTACCTACCTTATCTGTCGGATCGTGCTATGAGCGAATTTTTGCGGCTGTAG
- a CDS encoding carbohydrate ABC transporter permease has translation MYKLKRILGSSIKYAALLLGAFIALLPIVVILFASLKTKAEYAATSPLTPPVNWLNWANYTKAFINGNMLTGFANTAFILLISIIGATLTGSMIAYILNRFKFKGKSLMLGAFLLATLIPGVTTQVSTFQIINKLELFNTPWAAILLYLGTDIIAVYIFLQFLDSIAVALDESAMLDGASYLTIYWRIILPLLKPAIVTVIIIKGVNIYNDFYTPFLYMPKTSLQVISTALFKFKGPYGSQWEVISAGIIIAIIPTLIAFLSLQKYIYNGFAQGSVK, from the coding sequence ATGTATAAGCTGAAAAGAATACTGGGTAGCAGCATCAAGTATGCCGCGCTACTACTAGGTGCGTTCATTGCACTGCTGCCGATTGTCGTAATTTTGTTTGCATCTTTGAAGACGAAGGCTGAATATGCGGCAACCAGTCCTCTGACTCCCCCTGTGAACTGGCTGAATTGGGCTAACTATACCAAAGCCTTTATCAACGGAAATATGCTGACCGGATTTGCGAACACAGCTTTTATCCTGTTGATTTCGATCATCGGAGCTACGTTGACGGGTTCCATGATCGCGTATATTTTGAACCGTTTTAAATTTAAGGGCAAAAGTCTCATGCTGGGTGCGTTCTTGCTCGCCACGCTCATTCCGGGGGTGACGACACAGGTGTCGACATTCCAAATAATCAACAAGCTGGAGCTGTTTAACACGCCTTGGGCGGCGATCTTGCTGTATTTGGGAACGGATATTATTGCGGTGTATATTTTTCTGCAATTTCTGGATTCCATCGCGGTGGCGCTAGATGAATCGGCCATGCTGGATGGGGCCTCCTATCTGACGATCTACTGGCGCATTATCTTGCCTCTGCTGAAGCCTGCCATTGTGACGGTGATCATTATCAAGGGCGTTAATATTTACAACGACTTTTACACCCCGTTCCTGTATATGCCCAAAACAAGCCTTCAGGTCATATCGACGGCGCTGTTCAAGTTTAAAGGGCCATATGGCTCGCAATGGGAAGTCATTAGCGCGGGCATAATCATTGCCATTATTCCGACGCTGATTGCGTTTTTATCATTACAAAAATATATCTATAACGGTTTCGCGCAGGGTTCGGTGAAATAG
- a CDS encoding RAxF-45 family protein produces the protein MNHEMLNNRISQLPIAMAGIVHAFPYNGRSLSNFNHTVVNIARRRLP, from the coding sequence GTGAATCACGAGATGCTGAACAACCGTATTAGCCAGCTGCCGATTGCTATGGCTGGCATTGTTCATGCTTTTCCATACAACGGGAGAAGTCTGTCCAATTTTAATCATACGGTTGTAAACATCGCGAGAAGACGCCTACCTTAA
- a CDS encoding MFS transporter — MNFKVVILTIATFTVGLVELIIGGVLPQIAQDLNVSVSTAGQLIMIYALVYAIAGPTLLALTAKIERKRLYLWSMFIFILGSLLAFWSPNYAVLFVSRIITAASGSLIVTLSLTIAVKVVSKAYQARVLGVISMGVSSSIVLGIPAGVLIGNAFGWRVLFLIIALLTVVAMIVINLFMERIPTEHVVPMRDQLKSLKNVKVISAHLVTTLTLAGHYTLYAYFTPFLENMMGLTASWVSVAYFVFGLAAVSGGFIGGSLADRFGTAKSILVVVGVFIAVMFLLPFSIHSIYVFAPLLIIWGILSWALSPPMQSYLIENAPESGSIQQSFNFSALQVGIALGSALGGVVIENSESVATNAWVGGAFVIVAFVCGVFSITRAGTSQAVRGHHSVS; from the coding sequence ATGAACTTCAAAGTAGTTATTTTAACGATTGCGACCTTTACGGTGGGGCTGGTGGAGCTGATTATCGGTGGCGTGCTACCCCAAATTGCACAGGATTTGAATGTCTCCGTAAGCACGGCAGGACAGCTTATCATGATCTATGCGCTCGTGTATGCTATTGCTGGGCCAACTCTGTTGGCGTTGACAGCCAAAATTGAACGAAAACGACTGTACCTGTGGTCGATGTTTATTTTTATTCTGGGAAGTCTGCTGGCCTTCTGGAGTCCGAATTATGCAGTCTTGTTTGTATCCCGTATCATTACCGCTGCAAGCGGGTCGCTGATCGTGACATTGTCACTGACCATTGCAGTCAAAGTGGTGTCCAAGGCTTATCAGGCCCGTGTCCTCGGTGTCATCTCCATGGGGGTTAGCTCCTCCATCGTTCTAGGTATTCCAGCCGGGGTGCTGATTGGAAATGCATTTGGCTGGCGGGTGCTTTTCCTGATCATCGCTTTGTTGACGGTCGTTGCTATGATCGTTATCAACTTGTTTATGGAGCGGATTCCGACAGAACATGTTGTACCTATGCGTGATCAGTTGAAATCCTTAAAAAATGTTAAAGTCATCAGTGCTCATTTGGTGACCACGCTGACACTGGCGGGCCATTACACGTTATATGCGTATTTCACTCCGTTTTTAGAAAATATGATGGGCTTGACCGCTTCGTGGGTTAGTGTGGCCTATTTTGTCTTTGGGCTGGCGGCAGTGAGCGGTGGTTTTATTGGCGGCTCTTTGGCAGATCGGTTCGGCACAGCGAAAAGTATTCTAGTCGTCGTAGGCGTGTTTATCGCCGTGATGTTCTTGCTGCCATTCTCAATTCACTCGATTTATGTATTTGCACCACTACTGATTATCTGGGGCATACTGAGTTGGGCCTTGTCGCCCCCGATGCAAAGTTATCTTATTGAAAATGCACCCGAATCGGGTAGTATTCAGCAAAGCTTTAATTTCTCCGCACTCCAGGTCGGGATCGCTCTCGGTTCTGCCTTGGGAGGAGTAGTGATTGAGAATAGTGAATCTGTTGCCACGAACGCTTGGGTGGGTGGGGCATTTGTGATTGTTGCTTTTGTCTGCGGCGTATTTTCGATTACCAGAGCCGGGACTTCGCAGGCTGTCAGAGGACACCACTCTGTTTCATAG